The sequence CCTGCTGATCACCCCGTGGAACTTCCCGCTGGCCATGGCCACCCGCAAGATTGCCCCCGCCGTCGCGGCCGGCTGCACCATGGTGCTGAAGTCGGCGAACCTTACCCCGCTGACCTCCCAGCTGTTCGCCGCAGTCATGCAGGAGGCCGGCCTGCCCGCTGGTGTCCTCAACGTCATTCCCACCTCCACGGCCGGGGCTACCACCGGACCCCTGATCAAGGACTCCCGCCTCCGCAAGCTGTCCTTCACCGGGTCCACCGAAGTTGGCCGCCGCCTGCTGGCCGATGCCTCCGGGAACGTGCTGCGCACCTCCATGGAGCTCGGCGGCAATGCCCCGTTCCTGGTCTTCGAGGACGCCGACCTGGACGCCGCCGTTACCGGCGCCATGGCGGCGAAGCTCCGCAACATGGGCGAGGCCTGCACCGCTGCCAACAGGTTCATCGTCCACGAGTCCGTCGCGGCCGAATTCGCGGAGAAGTTCGCCGCGAAAATGAAGGAGATGACCACGGCCCGCGGCACTGAGCCGGAATCCAAGGTGGGGCCGCTGATCGATGCGAAGAGCCGGGACAAGGTCCACGAACTGGTCTCCGACGCCGTCGCTTCCGGCGCCAAGGCCGTCCTGGGCGGCGGACCGGTGGAGGGGCCGGGCTACTTCTACCAGCCCACCATCCTGTCCGGAGTCGCCGAGGGAACGCGCATCCTGTCCGAGGAAATCTTCGGCCCGGTGGCCCCGATCATCACCTTCGGCAGCGAAGACGAAGCTGTCCGCCTGGCCAACAACACCGAGTACGGACTGGTGGCCTATGTCTTCACCAAGGACATCAACCGGGGTATCCGGATGGGCGAAAAGCTGGAGACCGGCATGCTCGGGCTGAACGCCGGCGTCATCTCCAACGCTGCGGCGCCGTTCGGCGGCGTGAAGCAGTCGGGCCTGGGCCGTGAAGGCGGGCTGGAAGGCATCGAGGAGTACCTCTACACGCAGTACATCGGTATCGCTGACCCATACGCCGGCTGATTCCGGCTGGAAACCAGCGCAGTGCCGGCCGGGAAATTTCCCGGCCGGCACTGTGCGTTCAGCCTCCGCGGGACCTGCTGCCGGCGTCGTCCGTTGCTGGCTCCGCCCGCCCCCCGGGACGCGGCAGGTGCCGGATGGTGCGGCCCGCTGCGCTGAACGGCATTCCCAGCAGCAGCCCCAGGCGGCGCATGACGGACCGGGGGAGCCATGAGGCCGCCCACCGCCTGGACCGGGTAGCGTTCGCCTGGAGGGACTCCTCCACGGCGGCAACCCCGGCAGCAAAGTCCTCGCCCGCCGGCCGTTCACTGCCGGGACGGCCGTACCTGTGCTGTTCGAAGGCCGCGGTAAGGGATGCCACCGCCACGTGGGCGTCCCGGTCCATACCGTCCGGCTCGCCCAGCAGCGCGCTGCGGAACCGGGCCGCATAGGTCCTCGGCGTCTCGCTCTCTCCGGGCGGCAGCCCATAGTCGGTGCCGAGGTCCCTCAGTTCGCTCCACGCCAGGGGGACTGCCAGGTCCGGACGCTTGGGGTGCAGCCGTCGCGACCGGGTGCCGGCGCGGACCATATGCGGGGCGCCGGCCAGGAGCAGCAGGGCACCGGCTCCGGCCGTGCCGAGGAGCCAAGGCAGCAACTGCGGGCCGTCGCCGGTGCCGCTGCCGCCTGCGCCGGGTACGGGCTGTGCAGTTGCCGTGCCGGCCGGTGAGGGCACCGGGGCAATATCAGGAATGAGTCCGTCGTTGTTGCCCAGGGACTCGGCACCGGATGATGCCGAAGCCTCGGTGGCGTAGTCGGGAACAACTCCACGGGAGGGCGTTGGTTCGAACGCCACCCAACCAAGCCCCTGGAAGTACAGCTCGGGCCAGGCGTGGGCGTCGCGCGCATCCGCCTCGTACTCCGGGAGCGAGCCCTGCCCGGCCACCGTGATGCTGGCCCCGGTCAGCCTGCCCGGCGCGTAACCCACGGCAATCCTGCTCGGAATGCCTTCCAGCCTTGCCATTACCGCCATCGCGGAGGCGTAGTGGATGCAGTACCCACTCTTTTGCTGCAGGAAGTCGGCCAGGACCGAGAGCCCGTTGCCGTCGTAGCCGCCCTGCACCGGTGATTGGAGCGAGTAGGTGAACTCGGAGGACCGGAGGTACTTCTGGATGGCCATGGCCTTCTGGTATGGCGTCCCCGCGCCTCCAGCCACGCTCTGCGCCGTGGTTTTCACAATGTCCGGCACATTGCCCGGGACCCTGGTAAACACATCGGCGATGCCCCGGGCCTGACCCGAGGACTGGGCCAGCAGGGCTGAAGTGAGCTTGGGCACCGCGGAGGTCACCAGGTATTCCTGCCGCCGGGTGGTGGTGTCAGTGCCCTTGATGCTCAGCGTGGCGGGATCCCAGGTCCACTGGCCGCCCAGGCCGCTGACGGTTTCCGGCGCATAGGGGACCGGGAGGTACGGGCTCGTGAAGGACCCGGCGTCGATGGCGGTGACAAGGCGCACCTGCTCGTCGGTGAGGACCGGATAGCCGGGGTCGATCCGGCCGTCCAGCGGCACCCTGGAGCCGGTACGGTCATCCGGGCCCCAGGAGTCGCCGTCGAAATTCTCCACCGTCACCGAGCGAAGGTAGAGAGGTACGGGCGAATTGGTGGCGTACGTGATCCTGCCGCTTCCGTCAGGGGTGCGCAGGCTGCTGCCCAGCGTGATCATCGGGTTGAGGCCGGTGGAGCTGCCCCACGGGTTCAGCCGTGACCCCTGCGGGAAGGTGCCACGGTCGAAGCCGGGAATGGCCAGGGGCAGCACCAGGGTGGCGGCCAGGGCTACGGCGCCGGTGACGGCAGCCCGCCGCATCAGCCCCGGGCTGCGTGCCGACCCGCCCTGCACCCTGCCGTCCGGTGCGAACCACTGGCTGCAGGCAAGGATCAGCAGGTACCCCGCCGCCGTGGCAACGAAACTCCAGGCGCCCACACTCTGGGGTTTGATCATGGCCGGGACCACCAGCAGGGCCAGCAGCCCGACGCCGGAAGCCGCGGGCATGCCCAACGGCACCGCGAGGGCATCGACCAGGATGACGGCCAGGCCGAGAATGGCGCAGACCACCATGACAATTCCGGCGTTCGGCGCCACGGGCGCTGTCTCGGCCAGGACTGTTTCGCTGGCGCGCTGGATCAACTTGTCCAGCTCAGGCAGTGTGGCTCCGGTGGGGAAGACCCAAAGGAAACTGGAACTGCGGAAAAACGTCAGGGTCAGCACCCCGCCCAGGGCCACGAACCCGCCGGCGGTCACCAGCAGGGGCTGGGCGCGAACGGAACGGAGTGCTGCCATGGTGAAGGCCACCGCCATTACCGTGGTCATGGCGGCCCAGTACCAGTTCCAGCCGCGAAGGACGCCGTTCAGGGACAGGGCAGCGCCGCAGGCCGCCGCCGCAATGGCTGCCGCCATGGCCCAGGGATAGGCCCCCGGGCCCGTTCGCCGGGCAGGCACCCCGGGATTGTCGTGCGCTTGCTGCCCCTCACCCGTTGGCCGGGCCGGTGCCATGGTCATTTGGCCACCCCCGCTCCCCGGCGGACCTCCGACGCCGGCGCCACCGGGAGGGCCGGCTCCTGCCCGAACTGGCCCCACACCGCAGAAAGCCGGGTGTTGGGCCCCGCGGCCACTGCCCGCCAGCCGCCCTGCCGGAGTACCTCCAGGACATGCTGGAACTCCGCGGGACGTTCCACCGCCAGGAGGGCGAATGCGTCCGTGCCATATGCGGCTGCCGGAGCAAGGGCCGCCGCTTCCTCGCCGGTAATCCGGCCCAGCACTGCAATCAGCGGCCCCCTCATCCGGTGGGCGGAGAGCTTGTCCATCAAGTGGTCGTCAAACGCCGGCGGCCCCTGGTCGATGCCCGGATGCGTCCGCGTTCCCGTGGCCCGGTGCTCCGCGGCACGCCCGCCTTTGTCCGGGAGCACGCCGTCCCGCCGTGGGTGGAGCGGGCCGGAGAGGTGGATCGCAGCCAGGCTTTCGGCGATCGACTGCAGGCCGGACGGGCCGCTGTACTCCTCGGCCGCCGGCTCGGGGGAAGAGGGCGAGTGCAGGAACGCTGGTTCGCCTCCGGCATCCAGCAGGCGAAGGCCGTAATTGCGTTCTGCCAGGTGCGCGCTGACGGACATGGCAGCAACAACCGACCATTCAAACGTGTCGCTGGTGGCCGGCGCATGCCCGTCGTGGCCCCGCAGCCCCGGGGACGAGGTGCCCGGCCCACCTGCGAACGCACCGGAACGGTGGTCCAGGATGATGGTCGCCTCCGGCGTGGTCACGGATTCCTCCTGCCGGACCATCAGGGCCCCGTGCCTGGCCGTGGCAGCCCAGTGGACCCTCCGCATCGGGTCGCCGTGGCGGTATTCGCGGGTCATTACGTCGTCATCGCTCGGGTTCGCCCGGACCCGCGTGGCGGTGACGCCGTCGTTGCCCCGGGCTCCTGCCAATCCAGTGGCAGGCAGGACGACGGCGGCAGGCGTCACGGTGAGGACGTCGCCGTCGTCAATGGACCGCCGGTGCAGCGACAGACCGAAGGGGTCGGTGAACTCGGCCGTGACCGGTCCAATCCTGAACTGCCCGCGATACCTGGACGTGAGGTGGTATTCGTAGCGGCTGGTGCCGCCGGTGGCGGCGCGGGACGGGAACCGGAAGGCGGGCGGGTGGCCGAACTGCGCCGGGAGCCGCTCCTCCATGACCACCCGCCCGCTGCCCGGGCCGGTCCTGGCCACCGCGAGGGAGACTACCGCCGGCGCCGAGGTTTCCACCGGAGAGGGGTTGAATTCCCGGTAGACCCGGAAACGCGGTTTGACGAGGCGGACGCCGGCAAGGGAGACAAGGGGCAGCAGAAGCAGCAGCAGTGCCAGGGTCAGGAGGTCACGGCGTCCCATGACCTGGGCCGCAGCGAGCGCGAAGGCGCCTGCTGCCAGCATGCCCCACCCGCGCCTGGTGAACAGGTGCCGCGGGAGCTTGTCCAGGAGGGCCATGGCATCCGCCTAGCGGTTCCTGCTGCCGGCTGGGGCCCCGGCCCGGTCGGGCTGCCCGGCGGCAGCCTGCGGCACGGGCAGCCGGGACAGGATGCCCCGCAGGACGCTGTGCGGTGTTTCGCCGGCGCCGGCAGCCTTCCGGTCAAGGATGATCCTGTGCGCCAGGACTGCCTCTGCCACGTCGCCTACATCGTCCGGAAGGACAAAATCGCGTCCGTCCAGGGCTGCCGTGGCCTTGGCGGCGCGCAGCAGCTGCAGCATGGACCGGGGGCTCGCGCCGAGCCGCAGCAGCGGGCTTTCCCTCGTGGCCCTGCCCACTGACACCGTGTATTCCTTCACCGGCCCGGACACGAAGACCTGCTGGACGCTGGCAATCATGGCGGCGACATCGCCGGCTGTGACCACGGGGGAGACGTTCGCCAGCGGCGAGACCGCCTGATGGGTCTCGAGCATCTCGATCTCGGCGTCCTTGTCCGGGTAGCCCATGGAAATCCTGGCCATGAAGCGGTCCCGCTGTGCCTCGGGCAGCGGATACGTCCCTTCCATTTCGATGGGGTTCTGGGTGGCCACCACCATGAACGGCTCATCGAGTTTGTAGGAGGTGCCGTCCACCGTCACCTGGTGCTCCTCCATGCATTCCAGGAGTGCGGACTGGGTCTTGGCGGATGCCCGGTTGATTTCGTCGCCGATAACAATGTTGGCGAACACTGCACCGGGCCGGAATTCGAAGAGCCTGGAGGCCTGGTTGTAGATGGACACCCCCGTGACGTCGGAGGGCAGGAGGTCGGGGGTGAACTGGATGCGGTTGACGGTGCAGTCAATGGTGCGGGCAAGGGTTTTTGCCAGCAGGGTCTTTCCGACGCCGGGCACGTCCTCCACCAGCAGGTGGCCCTGGGCGAGGAGGACAGTGAGCGCCAGCTTGGCGGCATCGGATTTGCCGTCGATGACCGTGTTGACGGTGGTCAGGATGCGTTGCGCGGCTGCGTGGAAGGCCCCGGACTCCATGGGTGCCGGCCTGTGGCCGTTCAGGTGGCTGACGGGATCGGCGACGCCGGCCAGGTTGAGGTTCGGTGCGCTTCCATTGTTGGCAGTGCGTCGGTGGGGTTCCATCGGCAACCTTTCAGCCCGGGTTTCACCTGGACGTGACAGCAAGCCTGCCTTCGCCCCTCGGTGGGCGTGCGCGTGTGTTCGTTCCAGACTACTAACACAACTGCCCTGCCTGACAGAGAGTTCCGGCAAATATGGGGGAGTCATGTGGCCGCTAGGCTGATTGGATGTGCGAATCGTCCATTCCCCCCGCCTACCGGGCGCCTGCCGCAGATGCAACCACGGATCCCGACGCAGGACGCCGCAGGGATTTCCCGCCGGCGCCGGAACCGTTGCCGGTCCCGGTCATGGACAACCACACCCACCTGGACTTCCCGGAAGGAAAGGGCCCGGTAGGGGTCAAGGCTGCCCTCGACGCAGCAGAGGCCGTCGGGGTGCTGGGTGCTGTGCAGGTTGGCTGCGACCTGGAGTCCTCGCGGTTCACAGTGGAAGCGGTGGACCTGGACGAACGGCTCCTGGGAGCGGTGGCACTGCATCCCAACGATGCCCCGCAGTACGCGGCCCGGGGTGAACTGGAAGCGGCCCTTGCCGAGATCGAACAGCTCGCCGCGCATCCCCGCATCCGGGCCATCGGCGAAACCGGGCTGGACTTCTACCGCACGGAAGGGGCGGGGCTGCGGCACCAGGAGTACTCGTTCCGGCGCCACATCGATATCGCAAAGCGGCTGGACCTGACCCTGCAGATCCATGACCGGGACGCGCACGGTGACGTGGTCCGGGTACTCCGGGAGGAAGGGGCGCCGGAACGGGTGGTGTTCCATTGCTTCTCCGGGGATGAAGACCTTGCCAGGACGTGCAATGAGCAGGGCTGGTGGATGTCCTTCGCCGGCACCCTGACGTTCAAGAACGCTGCAAACCTGCGGGCCGCGCTCGCGGTCGCTGCCCGGGAGCTTGTCATGGTGGAAACGGACGCCCCGTTCCTCACGCCGCACCCGCACAGGGGGCGTCCGAACGCGAGCTACATGGTCCCTTACACCGTGCGGGCCATGGCAGAATTGACAGGCTCCGACCTTGCCGCCCTGTGCACCGCAATCAGCGAAAATACCGTACGGGCATACGGATCCTGGTCCTGATCGCTGCCTGCCGCACCACCGCCGACCGTATACCTGGTATGCAAAAATGTTGGCTGCTTTATAACGCTACGGTTACAGTGGACAACTATTAGCCGGGGTCGGGGAAGGCCAACGGGTAATTTCACTCCACTTGCAGCCGGCCCGGCTTGACCAATATCCGGCCATAAAGCTGTGCGGAGTGTGGCGGCGCACCGGTGCCCGGACCCTCCTTTCGAGGTTGCTCCGGGCATTTTATTGCGCATTCCCCGTGCCCGGATGGACCGAGAGTTACGGGCAATCGTGATCAAGTTCTTCACATCGGACGGCAAGTTCAGCTTTATTAAGGTTGGCGCCCAGCTGCTGGTGCTTTGCGGCCTGGTCGCAGGCCTCGTAGCCTTCGTGGGCAATAACAAAACAGTCACGCTCAACGTGGACGGCCAAGCGTCGTCCGTGCAGTCCTTTGGTGGAACAGTGGCACAGGTGGTCAAGAGCGCCAACCTGGACCTGAAGCCCGGCGACCGCGTCTCGCCCTCCCTGGACGCCACCGTCCAGGACGGCACCATCATCAACATCAACCAGGCCAAGGAAGTCAAGGTCAGCCTTGACGGGGCCGAGAAGACGGTCAACACCACGGCGCAGGACGTCGAGGACCTGGTGACCGAACTCGGTGTGGCCAGCGCCTCCTCCGTGTCGGCGCCGAAGGATGCCACCCTTGCGCTGGCTGGTTCCTACGTCTCCATTTCCACGCCCAAGACCGTCAGCATCGTCGCGGACGGCAAGGTCAACACGGCCACCACCACCGCACCCACAGTGGGCAAGGTCCTTGAAGACTCCGGAGTGACCCTCGGCGCCAACGACCGCACCTCGCAGCCGGCCAACGCCAACGTGGTGAACAACATGGTCATCAAGGTCTCCCGGGTGGACACCGGCCAGACCGCGGTCACCAGCGAGGACGTCCCCTTCGATACGGTCACCGCCGAAAGCGCTGACATGCTTAAGGGTGAGAAGCAGGTGACCCAGGCCGGGACCGCTGGGAGGATCGAGCGCACCTTCAAGCTGGTGCTCGTGGATGGCCGGGAGGCCTCCCGCACCCTGGTGTCGGAGAATATCGCAGTCCAGCCCGTCACCGAGAAGGTCACCGTGGGCACCAAAGCCAAGCCGGCCGTCCAGGCCGCGGCGGCCCCCGCCGCTGCAGGTGCCAACACCGGCGCGGCAGCACCGGCCATGATGAACGAGGCCATGTGGGACAAGATCGCCCAGTGCGAGTCCACCGGCAACTGGAGCATCAACAGCGGCAACGGTTATTACGGTGGCCTGCAGTTTGACATCCAGACCTGGATCGGCGCCGGCGGCGGCGCTTACGCCCCGAACGCGAGCCTCGCCACCAAAGCCCAGCAGATCGACATCGCCAACCGCGTCTACGCGCAGCGCGGCCTGTCGCCGTGGGGCTGCGGCTGGGCAGCCAGCCGCTGATCCGCACGGCACAAGCGCAGCTGACGGCAATGGCCGGCCCCGGGTACTCCGGGGCCGGCCTTTGCCGTTAACCGGGAGGGCCGGCGTGCCGCGCGGGATAGGATACCTAGGTGACTGAACCGATCCCCGCCGTGCCCGCACCGCTGTTCGGTGCCTCCGACATTCGGCGGATGGCAGCGGAAATCGGGGTCAGGCCCACCAAGACCCTGGGCCAGAACTTTGTCATTGACGGCAACACGATCCGCCGCATTGTTGCGGCCGCGGGCGTGCGGCCGGACGAAACGGTGCTTGAGGTCGGTCCTGGCCTCGGCTCCCTGACGCTGGGCCTGCTCGATGCCGCAGCGGCGGTCGTCGCCGTCGAGATCGATCCTGTCCTCGCCGCAAAGCTCCCCGAGACCGTGAAGGAATGGCGGCCCGCGGCCGCCAACGCCTTCCACCTGGTGCACGCCGACGCCATGAAGGTCACCGAACTGCCGGTGGAACCCACCGCCCTGGTGGCCAACCTGCCGTACAACGTGGCCGTTCCCGTGGTGCTGCACCTGCTGCAGCATTTCCCCAGCCTGAAGCACGGACTGGTGATGGTGCAGGACGAGGTAGCGGACCGCCTGGCCGCCGGGCCGGGATCCAAGACCTACGGTGTGCCGTCCGTCAAGGCCGCCTGGTACAGCCAGATGCGCAAGGCTGGTGTGATCGGCATGAACGTCTTTTGGCCGGCCCCGAAAATCCACTCGGGCCTGGTGGCCTTCACCCGCCGCGAACCACCGGCCACCACTGCCACGCGCGAGCAGGTGTTTGCCGTGGTGGATGCTGCGTTTGCGCAGCGGCGCAAGACGCTCCGTGCGGCACTGGCCGGCTGGGCCGGCGGAGCACCGGAAGCCGAACGCTGCCTGCTCGCGGCGGGCGTGGACCCCACCGCCCGCGGCGAAGTCATCGACATCGCCGCATTCGCCCGGATCGCCGAAGCCAGGGAAAACCGCCCGTGAGCGCGGCAGGGCGTTTCGCTGCCAGGACCGTCCGGGTCAAGGCGCCCGGCAAGGTCAACGTGTCCCTGGCAGTGGGGCCGCTGCGGGCGGACGGCTACCACTCGGTGGCCAGCGTCTATCTCGCGGTGTCCCTGTACGAGGAAGTGGCCGCCACCAGTACCGCTGCCCCCGGCATCACCATCAGCCTCAGTCCGGAAAGCACCCTGGACCTCGACGACGTCGACATCCCCCTGGACAGCAGCAACCTGGCCTACAAGGCGGCCGCCATCATGGCCGACGTCTCGGAACACGCCACCGGCGTGCATTTGGAGATCACCAAGCGGGTACCGGTGGCCGGCGGCATGGGCGGTGGTTCCGCCGACGCCGCTGCCACGCTCCTGGCCTGCGACGCCCTCTGGAACAGCGGGCTGTCCCGCGAGGAGCTGGCCCACCTCGCAGGGGAACTGGGCGCTGACGTTCCGTTCTCGCTCCTGGGCGGAACCGCCGTCGGCCTCGGCTTGGGGGACGAACTGTCTCCGGCCCTGGCCAAGGCGCAAACCCACTGGGTGCTGGTAGTGGCGGATTACGGCCTCTCCACGCCCGAGGTGTACCGGACCCTGGACCGCCTGCGCGGGGCCGGGGGAATCGACGCCGAAGAACCCACCGGGGTTGATCCGCAAATCCTTGCGGCCCTGCGGGGCGGCGACGCCGAGTCCCTGGGCCGCGTACTGGTGAACGACCTGCAGCGTGCCTCCATTGAACTCGCGCCTGCGCTGCGCGATACGCTGGGAATCGGTGAATCCCATGGCGCCATCGCGGGCATGGTCTCCGGATCCGGTCCCACCGTGGCGTTGCTGGCCGAGGACTCCGTTGCGGCCGCTGCCCTGGCAGAGGACCTGCAGCGCTACGGCCTGACGGCGCTCCCTGTCCACGGCCCGGTCCCGGGCGCGCGCATCATCTCCGACACCCTCCTTTAATACTTCCAGTCCGGCAGCAGAAAGCAGTTCCCTTGGCACACCTTCTTGGCGGCGAGAACCTCACGGTTTCCTACGCGACCCGCACCGTCCTGGACGGCATCACCCTGGGATTGGAGGAAGGGGACCGGATCGGCATGGTGGGCCGCAACGGTGACGGCAAGTCCACCCTGATGCGGCTGCTGGCCCTGCGCTCCACGCCCGACTCCGGCCGGGTCACCAAGCGCGGTGACGTCAATGTCGGGTACCTGGACCAAAGCGACGTCCTCGACGGCGACCTGACCGTCGGCGCCGCGATCGTGGGCGACCAGGCGGATTATGAGTGGGCGCGGAACCCGCAAATCCGCGAGATCATGGGCGGGCTGGTGTCCGACGTCGACTGGCATGCCAACGTGCACGCCCTCTCCGGCGGCCAGAAGCGGCGCGTGGCCCTGGCAAAGCTCCTCATCGAGGACCACGACGTCATCATGCTCGACGAACCCACCAACCACCTCGACGTCGAAGGTGTTGCCTGGCTGGCCCGGCACCTGAAGACGCGCTGGCGGCCTAACCAGGGCGCCTTCCTGGTGGTCACCCA comes from Pseudarthrobacter sp. NIBRBAC000502770 and encodes:
- a CDS encoding NAD-dependent succinate-semialdehyde dehydrogenase, yielding MTVTAQPAVTAERETRLLASVPTGLLINGEWRDAASGKTFDVEDPATGKVLLSIADAGPEDGAAALDAAAAAQESWAKVPPRERGEILRRAFDLVTERAEDFALLMTMEMGKPLAEARGEVTYGAEFLRWFSEEAVRAFGRYSVSPDGKSRLLVTKKPVGPCLLITPWNFPLAMATRKIAPAVAAGCTMVLKSANLTPLTSQLFAAVMQEAGLPAGVLNVIPTSTAGATTGPLIKDSRLRKLSFTGSTEVGRRLLADASGNVLRTSMELGGNAPFLVFEDADLDAAVTGAMAAKLRNMGEACTAANRFIVHESVAAEFAEKFAAKMKEMTTARGTEPESKVGPLIDAKSRDKVHELVSDAVASGAKAVLGGGPVEGPGYFYQPTILSGVAEGTRILSEEIFGPVAPIITFGSEDEAVRLANNTEYGLVAYVFTKDINRGIRMGEKLETGMLGLNAGVISNAAAPFGGVKQSGLGREGGLEGIEEYLYTQYIGIADPYAG
- a CDS encoding DUF3488 and transglutaminase-like domain-containing protein; amino-acid sequence: MTMAPARPTGEGQQAHDNPGVPARRTGPGAYPWAMAAAIAAAACGAALSLNGVLRGWNWYWAAMTTVMAVAFTMAALRSVRAQPLLVTAGGFVALGGVLTLTFFRSSSFLWVFPTGATLPELDKLIQRASETVLAETAPVAPNAGIVMVVCAILGLAVILVDALAVPLGMPAASGVGLLALLVVPAMIKPQSVGAWSFVATAAGYLLILACSQWFAPDGRVQGGSARSPGLMRRAAVTGAVALAATLVLPLAIPGFDRGTFPQGSRLNPWGSSTGLNPMITLGSSLRTPDGSGRITYATNSPVPLYLRSVTVENFDGDSWGPDDRTGSRVPLDGRIDPGYPVLTDEQVRLVTAIDAGSFTSPYLPVPYAPETVSGLGGQWTWDPATLSIKGTDTTTRRQEYLVTSAVPKLTSALLAQSSGQARGIADVFTRVPGNVPDIVKTTAQSVAGGAGTPYQKAMAIQKYLRSSEFTYSLQSPVQGGYDGNGLSVLADFLQQKSGYCIHYASAMAVMARLEGIPSRIAVGYAPGRLTGASITVAGQGSLPEYEADARDAHAWPELYFQGLGWVAFEPTPSRGVVPDYATEASASSGAESLGNNDGLIPDIAPVPSPAGTATAQPVPGAGGSGTGDGPQLLPWLLGTAGAGALLLLAGAPHMVRAGTRSRRLHPKRPDLAVPLAWSELRDLGTDYGLPPGESETPRTYAARFRSALLGEPDGMDRDAHVAVASLTAAFEQHRYGRPGSERPAGEDFAAGVAAVEESLQANATRSRRWAASWLPRSVMRRLGLLLGMPFSAAGRTIRHLPRPGGRAEPATDDAGSRSRGG
- a CDS encoding DUF58 domain-containing protein, with amino-acid sequence MALLDKLPRHLFTRRGWGMLAAGAFALAAAQVMGRRDLLTLALLLLLLPLVSLAGVRLVKPRFRVYREFNPSPVETSAPAVVSLAVARTGPGSGRVVMEERLPAQFGHPPAFRFPSRAATGGTSRYEYHLTSRYRGQFRIGPVTAEFTDPFGLSLHRRSIDDGDVLTVTPAAVVLPATGLAGARGNDGVTATRVRANPSDDDVMTREYRHGDPMRRVHWAATARHGALMVRQEESVTTPEATIILDHRSGAFAGGPGTSSPGLRGHDGHAPATSDTFEWSVVAAMSVSAHLAERNYGLRLLDAGGEPAFLHSPSSPEPAAEEYSGPSGLQSIAESLAAIHLSGPLHPRRDGVLPDKGGRAAEHRATGTRTHPGIDQGPPAFDDHLMDKLSAHRMRGPLIAVLGRITGEEAAALAPAAAYGTDAFALLAVERPAEFQHVLEVLRQGGWRAVAAGPNTRLSAVWGQFGQEPALPVAPASEVRRGAGVAK
- a CDS encoding MoxR family ATPase — protein: MEPHRRTANNGSAPNLNLAGVADPVSHLNGHRPAPMESGAFHAAAQRILTTVNTVIDGKSDAAKLALTVLLAQGHLLVEDVPGVGKTLLAKTLARTIDCTVNRIQFTPDLLPSDVTGVSIYNQASRLFEFRPGAVFANIVIGDEINRASAKTQSALLECMEEHQVTVDGTSYKLDEPFMVVATQNPIEMEGTYPLPEAQRDRFMARISMGYPDKDAEIEMLETHQAVSPLANVSPVVTAGDVAAMIASVQQVFVSGPVKEYTVSVGRATRESPLLRLGASPRSMLQLLRAAKATAALDGRDFVLPDDVGDVAEAVLAHRIILDRKAAGAGETPHSVLRGILSRLPVPQAAAGQPDRAGAPAGSRNR
- a CDS encoding TatD family hydrolase — encoded protein: MCESSIPPAYRAPAADATTDPDAGRRRDFPPAPEPLPVPVMDNHTHLDFPEGKGPVGVKAALDAAEAVGVLGAVQVGCDLESSRFTVEAVDLDERLLGAVALHPNDAPQYAARGELEAALAEIEQLAAHPRIRAIGETGLDFYRTEGAGLRHQEYSFRRHIDIAKRLDLTLQIHDRDAHGDVVRVLREEGAPERVVFHCFSGDEDLARTCNEQGWWMSFAGTLTFKNAANLRAALAVAARELVMVETDAPFLTPHPHRGRPNASYMVPYTVRAMAELTGSDLAALCTAISENTVRAYGSWS
- a CDS encoding resuscitation-promoting factor → MDRELRAIVIKFFTSDGKFSFIKVGAQLLVLCGLVAGLVAFVGNNKTVTLNVDGQASSVQSFGGTVAQVVKSANLDLKPGDRVSPSLDATVQDGTIININQAKEVKVSLDGAEKTVNTTAQDVEDLVTELGVASASSVSAPKDATLALAGSYVSISTPKTVSIVADGKVNTATTTAPTVGKVLEDSGVTLGANDRTSQPANANVVNNMVIKVSRVDTGQTAVTSEDVPFDTVTAESADMLKGEKQVTQAGTAGRIERTFKLVLVDGREASRTLVSENIAVQPVTEKVTVGTKAKPAVQAAAAPAAAGANTGAAAPAMMNEAMWDKIAQCESTGNWSINSGNGYYGGLQFDIQTWIGAGGGAYAPNASLATKAQQIDIANRVYAQRGLSPWGCGWAASR
- the rsmA gene encoding 16S rRNA (adenine(1518)-N(6)/adenine(1519)-N(6))-dimethyltransferase RsmA — protein: MTEPIPAVPAPLFGASDIRRMAAEIGVRPTKTLGQNFVIDGNTIRRIVAAAGVRPDETVLEVGPGLGSLTLGLLDAAAAVVAVEIDPVLAAKLPETVKEWRPAAANAFHLVHADAMKVTELPVEPTALVANLPYNVAVPVVLHLLQHFPSLKHGLVMVQDEVADRLAAGPGSKTYGVPSVKAAWYSQMRKAGVIGMNVFWPAPKIHSGLVAFTRREPPATTATREQVFAVVDAAFAQRRKTLRAALAGWAGGAPEAERCLLAAGVDPTARGEVIDIAAFARIAEARENRP
- a CDS encoding 4-(cytidine 5'-diphospho)-2-C-methyl-D-erythritol kinase, translated to MSAAGRFAARTVRVKAPGKVNVSLAVGPLRADGYHSVASVYLAVSLYEEVAATSTAAPGITISLSPESTLDLDDVDIPLDSSNLAYKAAAIMADVSEHATGVHLEITKRVPVAGGMGGGSADAAATLLACDALWNSGLSREELAHLAGELGADVPFSLLGGTAVGLGLGDELSPALAKAQTHWVLVVADYGLSTPEVYRTLDRLRGAGGIDAEEPTGVDPQILAALRGGDAESLGRVLVNDLQRASIELAPALRDTLGIGESHGAIAGMVSGSGPTVALLAEDSVAAAALAEDLQRYGLTALPVHGPVPGARIISDTLL